In one window of Vibrio sp. JC009 DNA:
- a CDS encoding 2-oxoacid:acceptor oxidoreductase family protein: MPTQKQESNEQKSTPQYPGLTTVIHGNGAVAHVMDYVCGGVIGYPITPSTEISELYEAFRAQGGCNVWGKHPFFFEPEGEHSAQSGALGAALTGGKYISNASSSQGILYGLESHYVTVGKKAAGFVLHIAARSVSRHSLNVMAGHDDVYALLSAGYTTLFGSNAQEAADLAAISYRISALSLIPVANTMDGFATSHIQSEVKLPEPEMLKEFLGDPASRILAPTEAQRMLYGAKGRVWQLQQFIEKYQDQFWVEKLGDLKGFIEANSDAIEADSQGQFLEETKVYVPEILHKKWQRNWLNAYEKDTRQLVPALVDPHNPGLTGGVQNQPDYQAGIVDHRSHFMVDVPQFIEQAMQEYGDLTGRYYQPVMDYKCDDADYVIVGLGSVTDDAEAVAGYLRKQGQKVGVISVKQLHPFPEAQIVEKLAGKQVVTILERCDETRLTERISRALFKAQENSRDNRHAGIKALEQIPLLSTGIFGLGGHDLQPRHLIAAFDNMRADKIKPFFYLGSQFFDKNAEGALKAIQDRLRSAYPDTELMALETGENPNLLPDSALRVRFHSVGGYGTIATGKLLTDILSGALGMNSKSMPKYGSEKSGAPTNFFITLSPEPIKITNAELQQVEIVLSPDHKVFMHTNPLAGLSKNGTFILQTHHEPEQVWQEIPASARQYIRENNIDFFIVDAFKVAKEQAPSADLEIRMMGIAFIGALCGHATQVTQGADQSLMLERITQQIAKKFGSKGEKVVASNMAVIRKGMNATMQVCYKDFDDASAEQSGNITAKKPNQTQASCGLFDPSYFSNIAGSRYADGSIGEAPVIPGSGMFMPPASAITKDKGIFRLNVPKFDADKCTGCMECTIACPDGAIPTMVHELHDIVYVAIGKLDIPPAQQERLKVQMPPILDAVRQYYRTAPKNESLPLHKAFVKVTDSMTFSEPAISAHIAELSVALESLPVSRTKPFFDSMEKAVPGSSGLFSVAVDPSKCSGCMECVDVCGPNALQKVRQTSELNKEMHELFATLAEMPNTPARFLEKGVADSAESKRLLLDRSNYYAMSSGHGACRGCGEVTALRLVTSINRALQQQRYQAHIHSLETMLDKLEEKQENIADGERKARIADTINTLEKRLFHFEHGPTGNGPSDALIANATGCSSVYASTFPANPYNDPWVNSLFQDTPALSKGLFEGEAANQLEQFKALRTAKLELEDMYDPQVHDHQLRYLEWSHLSDQELALLPTVFSIGGDGATYDIGFGALSRLLTTSTPIKVLVLNTGSYSNTGGQASTASYTAQDSDLSRFGKEHSGKQEARKELGIIATFHPKVMVVQTSTALQGHFMSNLMEYLNYQDAPALFDVYTPCMGEHGIADDASTRHARLAVESRMNPVFVHDPRKGETLADRFSIEGNPDVNEDWATHTLSYLDDDGMTQLKEVPFTAADFALYEGRFKKHFTAISDAETPVELAEYVNMSADERLDKTPFIWTTDQEQHLIRLQVSQSIVALAEERQQNWHMLQYLSGQHMDGLEEQYQLKVDEWKQRYDLALESNELAMDSIANGLAELAMTAGASGGTIPVTQVESEPVQATSDKTQDGGKPLVSIAEEDLHLCTDCKTCYQQLSELFEKTTIVEDGEPRAVSHVIPGALDKVKVTPELIARANRIADECDAEIIHVNAPASAEV, from the coding sequence ATGCCTACACAGAAGCAGGAAAGCAATGAGCAAAAAAGCACTCCACAATATCCAGGACTCACAACCGTAATTCATGGCAACGGCGCTGTCGCCCATGTTATGGACTACGTTTGTGGCGGTGTTATCGGATACCCTATCACTCCTTCTACAGAAATCTCCGAGTTATATGAAGCATTCAGGGCACAGGGTGGCTGTAATGTCTGGGGTAAGCATCCGTTCTTCTTCGAGCCTGAAGGCGAGCATTCAGCGCAAAGTGGTGCGCTTGGTGCAGCACTGACCGGCGGAAAGTATATCTCTAACGCCTCATCCAGCCAGGGGATCCTGTACGGGCTGGAATCCCACTATGTTACCGTAGGCAAAAAAGCAGCTGGTTTTGTTTTACATATAGCGGCACGCTCCGTATCCCGTCACTCGCTTAATGTTATGGCCGGACATGATGATGTCTATGCACTGCTTTCCGCAGGTTATACCACGCTATTTGGCAGTAATGCACAGGAAGCGGCCGACCTTGCCGCTATCTCCTACCGGATAAGCGCCCTGTCTCTGATTCCTGTAGCAAACACAATGGATGGCTTTGCCACCAGCCATATTCAGAGCGAAGTGAAACTCCCAGAGCCTGAAATGTTAAAAGAATTCCTTGGTGATCCTGCAAGCCGCATTCTGGCCCCAACAGAAGCGCAAAGAATGCTTTATGGTGCCAAAGGCCGGGTATGGCAGTTACAGCAGTTTATAGAAAAATATCAGGATCAGTTCTGGGTAGAAAAATTGGGGGATTTGAAAGGCTTTATAGAAGCTAACTCAGATGCCATCGAAGCAGATAGTCAGGGGCAGTTCCTTGAAGAAACCAAGGTTTATGTTCCTGAAATTCTGCATAAAAAATGGCAGAGAAACTGGTTAAATGCTTACGAAAAAGATACCCGCCAGTTAGTCCCTGCTCTTGTTGATCCACACAACCCAGGCCTGACCGGTGGTGTACAGAACCAGCCGGATTATCAGGCAGGTATTGTCGACCACAGAAGCCACTTTATGGTGGATGTGCCGCAGTTTATTGAACAGGCCATGCAAGAGTATGGAGACCTGACAGGCCGCTACTACCAGCCTGTAATGGATTATAAGTGTGACGATGCGGATTACGTCATTGTCGGTTTAGGCTCAGTAACCGATGATGCAGAGGCTGTCGCAGGTTATCTGCGTAAACAGGGGCAAAAAGTCGGCGTCATTTCCGTTAAGCAGTTACATCCATTCCCTGAAGCTCAGATAGTTGAAAAACTGGCAGGAAAACAGGTCGTGACTATTTTAGAGCGTTGCGACGAAACCCGCCTGACCGAGCGTATCTCCCGCGCGCTATTTAAAGCACAGGAAAACTCCCGCGATAACAGACACGCCGGCATAAAGGCTCTGGAACAGATTCCACTGCTGAGCACAGGTATTTTTGGCCTTGGCGGACACGATCTTCAGCCTCGTCACCTTATTGCTGCCTTCGATAATATGCGCGCGGACAAAATCAAACCTTTCTTCTATCTGGGAAGCCAGTTCTTTGATAAAAACGCAGAAGGTGCACTAAAAGCGATTCAGGACAGACTTCGTTCAGCCTACCCTGATACTGAATTGATGGCTCTGGAAACCGGCGAAAATCCTAATCTGTTGCCAGATTCAGCTCTAAGGGTGCGTTTCCACTCAGTGGGCGGTTACGGCACCATAGCAACCGGCAAACTGCTTACCGATATTCTGTCCGGTGCACTGGGTATGAACTCCAAATCCATGCCGAAATACGGCTCAGAAAAAAGCGGCGCACCAACCAACTTCTTTATCACCCTGTCACCAGAGCCGATAAAGATCACCAACGCCGAGTTGCAACAGGTGGAAATTGTACTTTCTCCTGACCATAAGGTGTTTATGCACACCAATCCGCTTGCGGGTCTGAGCAAAAACGGCACCTTTATTCTTCAGACTCATCACGAACCTGAGCAGGTCTGGCAGGAGATACCCGCCAGTGCCCGTCAGTACATTCGTGAAAACAATATCGATTTCTTTATTGTCGATGCCTTTAAAGTGGCAAAAGAGCAGGCTCCATCTGCGGATCTGGAAATCCGTATGATGGGGATCGCCTTTATCGGCGCCCTGTGCGGTCACGCTACTCAGGTAACACAAGGCGCGGATCAATCACTGATGCTCGAGCGCATTACCCAGCAGATTGCCAAGAAGTTCGGATCCAAAGGTGAAAAAGTCGTAGCCAGTAATATGGCAGTTATCCGTAAAGGCATGAACGCCACCATGCAAGTCTGCTACAAAGACTTTGATGACGCATCTGCTGAGCAAAGTGGAAACATCACAGCGAAGAAACCAAACCAGACCCAGGCAAGCTGCGGCCTGTTCGATCCTTCCTACTTCAGTAATATTGCAGGCAGCCGCTACGCCGATGGCTCTATCGGTGAAGCGCCGGTTATTCCGGGCTCTGGTATGTTTATGCCTCCTGCAAGCGCAATAACCAAAGATAAAGGCATCTTCAGGCTCAACGTTCCAAAATTCGATGCTGATAAATGTACCGGCTGTATGGAATGCACAATAGCCTGCCCTGACGGCGCGATTCCGACCATGGTTCATGAGCTGCACGATATTGTCTATGTTGCAATTGGCAAACTGGACATTCCGCCTGCGCAGCAGGAAAGACTGAAAGTTCAGATGCCTCCGATTCTGGATGCGGTTCGCCAGTATTACCGCACCGCACCTAAGAATGAATCTCTGCCACTTCACAAAGCTTTTGTCAAAGTGACCGACAGCATGACATTCAGCGAACCTGCGATTTCTGCACATATTGCAGAGCTTAGCGTTGCTCTGGAATCGCTGCCTGTAAGCAGAACTAAACCATTCTTTGACTCTATGGAAAAAGCCGTACCGGGCAGTAGCGGTCTGTTCTCTGTTGCTGTGGATCCAAGCAAATGCAGCGGATGTATGGAATGTGTTGATGTTTGTGGCCCGAATGCACTGCAGAAAGTGCGTCAGACCAGCGAACTGAATAAAGAAATGCACGAACTGTTCGCCACTTTGGCAGAAATGCCGAACACTCCTGCCCGCTTCCTTGAAAAAGGCGTTGCCGATTCTGCCGAATCCAAACGCCTGCTTCTGGACAGAAGCAACTACTACGCCATGAGCTCAGGCCACGGTGCCTGCCGGGGTTGTGGTGAGGTAACGGCTCTGCGTCTGGTCACTTCCATTAACAGAGCATTGCAGCAGCAAAGATATCAGGCACATATTCATAGCCTGGAAACCATGCTCGACAAACTTGAAGAAAAACAGGAAAACATTGCCGACGGCGAACGTAAAGCGCGTATCGCGGACACCATTAATACACTGGAAAAACGCCTGTTCCACTTTGAACACGGCCCGACCGGTAATGGCCCTTCCGATGCTCTGATTGCAAATGCCACGGGTTGCAGCAGCGTTTATGCTTCTACTTTCCCGGCTAACCCATACAATGATCCATGGGTCAACAGCCTGTTCCAGGATACGCCAGCCCTGTCTAAAGGCCTGTTTGAAGGTGAAGCCGCCAATCAGCTTGAGCAGTTTAAAGCGCTGAGAACTGCCAAGCTTGAACTTGAAGATATGTACGATCCGCAAGTGCATGACCACCAGTTGCGCTATCTGGAGTGGAGCCATCTTTCTGATCAGGAACTCGCCCTGCTTCCGACCGTATTCAGTATCGGTGGTGACGGCGCGACTTACGATATCGGCTTTGGCGCACTTTCACGTCTGCTGACGACATCAACACCGATTAAAGTCCTGGTGCTGAATACCGGCAGCTACTCGAATACCGGTGGTCAGGCATCCACCGCCAGTTACACAGCGCAAGACTCTGATCTCAGCCGCTTTGGTAAAGAGCACAGCGGTAAGCAGGAAGCGCGTAAAGAGCTGGGCATTATTGCCACCTTCCACCCTAAAGTGATGGTGGTTCAGACCTCAACGGCTCTGCAAGGGCACTTTATGTCCAATCTGATGGAATACCTGAATTATCAGGATGCTCCGGCACTGTTTGATGTCTACACACCATGTATGGGTGAGCACGGTATCGCAGACGATGCCAGCACACGTCACGCAAGGCTGGCTGTGGAAAGCCGTATGAATCCTGTCTTTGTGCATGATCCGCGTAAAGGGGAAACGCTGGCAGACCGCTTCTCCATTGAAGGCAACCCGGATGTCAATGAAGACTGGGCAACTCATACCCTTAGCTATCTGGACGATGACGGCATGACTCAGCTAAAAGAGGTGCCATTCACCGCCGCTGATTTTGCCCTGTACGAGGGGCGCTTTAAGAAGCACTTCACGGCTATTTCTGATGCAGAAACCCCGGTTGAACTGGCTGAATACGTTAATATGAGCGCTGATGAACGCTTAGACAAAACTCCGTTTATCTGGACCACAGATCAGGAACAGCACCTGATCCGGCTTCAGGTTTCACAGTCCATTGTCGCTCTGGCAGAAGAGCGTCAGCAGAACTGGCATATGCTGCAATACCTGAGCGGTCAGCATATGGACGGACTGGAAGAGCAGTATCAGCTGAAAGTGGACGAATGGAAACAGCGTTACGACCTTGCTCTGGAAAGCAACGAACTGGCGATGGATTCCATTGCCAACGGTCTTGCAGAACTGGCGATGACAGCCGGAGCCTCCGGCGGAACCATTCCGGTAACTCAAGTGGAATCTGAACCGGTTCAGGCTACGTCTGATAAAACTCAGGACGGTGGTAAACCTCTGGTCTCTATCGCTGAAGAAGATCTGCATCTGTGTACTGACTGCAAAACCTGCTATCAGCAACTAAGCGAGCTGTTTGAGAAAACCACCATAGTTGAAGATGGTGAGCCAAGAGCCGTCAGTCATGTTATACCGGGAGCGCTGGATAAAGTAAAAGTCACTCCAGAGCTGATTGCACGGGCTAACCGGATAGCAGACGAGTGTGACGCGGAAATTATCCATGTCAACGCTCCAGCATCGGCGGAGGTGTAA
- a CDS encoding DUF1566 domain-containing protein, with protein sequence MKKLWVLVSIVLLAFVNSGHASEKMIKHFITDSGVAKDLKTSLMWMRCSLGQNYEESLFGESYCTGSPEPFKDTNIFTVSKNADINGFSDWRIPTYDELMGITYCGVFQDKSQFYCDSNTYVSPTIHDGVFPDFSNEGEVCYWSSTLYLTRGGSNDTTANYSSYTQYLKYREQPENIDASPLLVCFENGTRGIQFKPGTSRGYLILVREM encoded by the coding sequence ATGAAAAAACTATGGGTATTGGTATCAATTGTTTTATTAGCTTTTGTTAACTCTGGCCATGCGTCCGAAAAAATGATTAAGCACTTTATAACGGATAGTGGAGTAGCTAAAGATTTAAAAACCAGCCTGATGTGGATGAGATGCAGTTTAGGGCAAAATTATGAAGAAAGCCTCTTTGGTGAATCGTATTGTACCGGCAGCCCAGAGCCATTTAAAGATACGAATATTTTTACAGTGTCAAAGAATGCAGATATAAATGGCTTTTCAGACTGGCGAATACCTACATACGATGAGCTGATGGGTATAACCTATTGTGGAGTTTTTCAGGACAAGTCACAGTTTTACTGTGATAGCAATACTTACGTTTCTCCTACAATTCATGATGGCGTTTTTCCTGATTTTTCAAATGAAGGGGAAGTGTGTTATTGGAGTTCGACTTTATATCTTACTCGAGGTGGAAGTAATGATACTACTGCTAATTATTCATCCTATACTCAATACCTAAAATATAGAGAACAACCCGAAAACATTGATGCAAGCCCTCTTTTGGTTTGCTTTGAGAATGGTACGAGGGGAATTCAATTTAAACCGGGCACATCTAGAGGGTACCTTATTCTGGTAAGAGAGATGTAG